CCTGCAGGCGACGGCTCTCGTCAGTCTGCTGTGCCTGGGGACTGGGGAAGGCCAACGAGCCCGGCGCACCCCGCTCAGCACGAGACCACTCGCCGGAAAGGGTGAGACGTGTGAGCAGAGAAGACTGCCAGCTCAGCTTGGCAAAAAGTTCGTCCAGCGAAAAAGAGTTGTTGATGCGCCTCTTCTCCGTTTCTCTGCCCGTGGCTTGGTCCTTGGCGCGATAAACAAAGTCGCCGTCGCTCCGGGCGCGACTCGCAGCCACCAATACACCCACATCACCCTGCTGGTGGCTGCCGGCAAAGTGGGCCGAGCGGCTGCCCCACGAGCCCACGCTCGTAGCCAACGAGAGCTGGGGTCTCACTCCTCCCTGCGGTGCGCGCGTGATGATGTTCACCACGCCCCCGGCCGCATCAGCTCCATAGAGCGAGGAGAGCCCGCTACGCACAAACTCGATCCGTTCCACCGCAGTGAGCGGCAGCAGGCCCAGGTCGTACCCTCCTGCCAACGGCGAGTTGAGGCGTGCGCCATCCCAAAGAATCAGCACCTGCTCAGCAGAAGAGCCGCGCACCGACAGCGACTTCATGGCGGCCTCTGAGCCATAGCTCTTCACAAAGGCCCCGGCCACTGGCCGCAGGGCATCCGCCACCGTGGTGCCGTTGACCATCTCAATGTCCGTCGCCGAGACCACCTCCGCGGACACGGGCAGCTCCCAGCTCAATGACCTGCCGCGCTTGCCGGTGACCATCACCTCCTCAAGCTCAATCACTGTTGGCACCAGGCGCACCGACAGGTTTTGGGCCCCGCCTTCCGTGATGCGCACCGTGAGCAGCTGCGGCTCATAGCCCATGTAGGAGACGCGGATTTGGTGCGTTCCCGCCGGCAGTTTGGGAAGCGCAAAGCGCCCCCCTTCGTCGGTAGCAGTGCCGAGCTCGCCTGGCACTACGCTGACGTTGGCGCCGGCAAGCGGTCTGCCGGTGGTGTGGTCCACCACCAGGCCGGTCACTTGAGCAAAGGCGCTCGAAGTCAAGACTGCGATACTGAGGAGCGTCACAAGGAGCGTCTTCTCTGTCTTCATTTTCGCCTCCCGTGGAACCTGGTTCACTGTTGTCCCTCTTCTACCCACCACTCCGAGGGCCGCCGGCACGAGCAGCGCAAAGACTGCGGTGTTGGCGGCCGCGTGAGTCAGGTAGAACACCGCACCGTAGGCGTAGGCTCCGAGCAAGGCGGGGAGGGTGAGCCGGCTCATCACGAGAAAGCCCACCGTGGTCAGAAAGTCGAAGGTCACCGTGAGGAGGAAGCCGCATGCCCCCAGCGCAAGCACTTGTGGCCACTGGATTCTGTGCCGCCGCACCCTCCTGCCGATCAGCCCCCCTACAAAGCCCGCCAGACCCATCCCCAAGACCTGGCTGACCAGCAAGGTGACAGAGGAGATGCCGTAGGGATTGACTGCCGCGTAGAGAAGCTCGCCGACCATGGCAGTGGCCAGCCCTCGCCCAGCACCAAGGAAAGCGCCGGCGACAAAGGCGGTGGCGGTCACCAGCTCCACGTTGGGTACGCTGCTGAGCAGGTAGCCCAAGGCGACCATCAAGCCGGCGAACATGGCCATATTGGCCAAAGAAATGGTGCCTGGTCTCAC
The nucleotide sequence above comes from Calditrichota bacterium. Encoded proteins:
- a CDS encoding TonB-dependent receptor; translation: MRPGTISLANMAMFAGLMVALGYLLSSVPNVELVTATAFVAGAFLGAGRGLATAMVGELLYAAVNPYGISSVTLLVSQVLGMGLAGFVGGLIGRRVRRHRIQWPQVLALGACGFLLTVTFDFLTTVGFLVMSRLTLPALLGAYAYGAVFYLTHAAANTAVFALLVPAALGVVGRRGTTVNQVPREAKMKTEKTLLVTLLSIAVLTSSAFAQVTGLVVDHTTGRPLAGANVSVVPGELGTATDEGGRFALPKLPAGTHQIRVSYMGYEPQLLTVRITEGGAQNLSVRLVPTVIELEEVMVTGKRGRSLSWELPVSAEVVSATDIEMVNGTTVADALRPVAGAFVKSYGSEAAMKSLSVRGSSAEQVLILWDGARLNSPLAGGYDLGLLPLTAVERIEFVRSGLSSLYGADAAGGVVNIITRAPQGGVRPQLSLATSVGSWGSRSAHFAGSHQQGDVGVLVAASRARSDGDFVYRAKDQATGRETEKRRINNSFSLDELFAKLSWQSSLLTRLTLSGEWSRAERGAPGSLAFPSPQAQQTDESRRLQVNVDTRLGGTLHIQATGFRHELATRFVDPNPFWPSDADNRGVSAGASVQGDLPLGEGKVVSLGASYLNERSQGTSFGTHVRESFGAFAQADAAWKGLLGRPEWQANLLPTVRIDHYQGFGSVTSPKVGIILSRVRHSHIAIRGNVGGSFRAPTFNDLYWPEDAFTVGNPNLKPERTTEIEGGLSVSVPAAGRLHSDLSVYRRWARDLIVWGMDAATYKWSPANVSEAEITGQELRVKWEGVAARLIIEASYSHLRAVNAGGVPGLQGKWLIYRPEHTASLRAGFQGRPFYCNATASYVGSRYTDEANTAPLPAHTVVDANAGVRVPFWGVTWHLRVAVDNLFDVQYQVADGYPMPGRQWRAGVEVGW